Proteins from a genomic interval of bacterium:
- a CDS encoding ABC transporter ATP-binding protein translates to MGELLVVRDLSKRFGGLRAVQDLSFSVGEGQIVALIGPNGAGKTTCFNLITGYYRPDAGSILAFGHELVGLRPYDVCARGLARTFQVARPFGQMTVLANVMTGAFLRDKKLQVARQRAREAIEFVGLSAKENTLACDLTTIDQRRLEMARALATEPRLVLLDEAMAGLNPAEIDQAVALVGQLSKRGLTIVIVEHVMRAIMAVAQHIVVLDHGQKIAEGGPKEVAANPEVIRAYLGSGYSHA, encoded by the coding sequence ATGGGTGAGCTCCTGGTCGTCCGTGACCTCAGCAAGCGGTTTGGCGGTCTGCGAGCCGTGCAAGACCTCTCCTTTTCGGTGGGAGAAGGGCAAATCGTTGCCCTGATCGGGCCGAATGGGGCCGGCAAGACCACATGCTTCAACCTGATCACCGGGTATTACCGTCCCGATGCGGGGTCGATCCTGGCTTTTGGCCATGAACTGGTGGGTCTGCGCCCCTATGACGTCTGCGCTCGCGGCCTGGCCCGCACCTTCCAAGTTGCCAGGCCGTTCGGCCAGATGACGGTGCTGGCGAACGTGATGACCGGCGCATTTCTGCGCGACAAGAAGCTGCAGGTGGCACGCCAGCGGGCCCGCGAGGCGATCGAATTCGTGGGGCTGTCGGCTAAGGAGAACACCCTGGCGTGCGACCTCACCACCATTGACCAACGGCGGCTGGAGATGGCCCGGGCGCTCGCGACGGAGCCCCGTCTCGTTCTTCTCGACGAGGCCATGGCCGGGCTGAACCCGGCAGAGATCGATCAAGCCGTCGCGCTGGTCGGCCAGCTTTCTAAGCGCGGGCTGACCATCGTGATTGTCGAGCACGTGATGCGTGCCATCATGGCCGTGGCTCAGCACATCGTGGTGCTGGACCACGGGCAGAAAATCGCTGAGGGCGGTCCCAAGGAGGTCGCCGCAAACCCAGAGGTGATCCGCGCCTATCTGGGAAGCGGCTACTCGCATGCGTGA
- a CDS encoding DUF6596 domain-containing protein, protein MDRRSERVNQLVDHLFRHEVGRMVSRLVRVFGVHRPGLAEDAVQFAMMQALRLWAYKGVPRLPQAWLMRVAYNRALDVVKSERRLHLFEDIEEIWAREGIAEPQTPSAEDLSRFSDEVADDRLALIFACCHPALPRHASIALTLKVVCGFGVEEIARAFLSTEVAVAQRLVRAKRLIREQGIRFIVPSSEQLPERLDIVLEVLYLLFTEGYAATAGDRLVKDDLCAEAIWLAMLLTENPITAQPECHALLALMLFQAARLEARTDAAGDLLLLEDQDRSLWDRPMIDLGLRHLERAARGEKLTVYHLQAEIAAIHANTAHFTLTNWEHILSLYDLLRERQPTLVVLINRAIALAQIKGPAAGLAALKTIPVEHQLERYLFLHLAEGEFHRRLGHVDEAALCYLRALDVARTEPERRFVQRKLATMQMGPPQGGRVVVDFGPGKSS, encoded by the coding sequence ATGGACAGGCGTTCCGAGAGGGTCAACCAGTTGGTCGACCATCTATTTCGCCATGAGGTGGGGCGGATGGTTTCCCGACTGGTCCGCGTGTTTGGCGTACACCGCCCGGGTTTGGCCGAAGACGCCGTGCAGTTCGCTATGATGCAGGCGCTTCGGCTGTGGGCGTACAAAGGTGTCCCACGCCTTCCCCAGGCCTGGCTCATGCGGGTCGCCTATAACCGCGCCCTGGACGTCGTCAAGAGCGAGCGGAGACTTCACCTGTTCGAAGACATAGAGGAAATCTGGGCGCGCGAAGGGATCGCTGAGCCCCAGACGCCATCGGCCGAGGACCTTTCTCGGTTTTCTGATGAGGTCGCGGACGACCGGCTCGCGCTCATCTTTGCCTGCTGTCATCCGGCGCTCCCGCGTCACGCAAGCATCGCCCTGACCCTTAAAGTCGTGTGTGGCTTTGGCGTCGAGGAAATCGCGCGTGCATTTCTGTCGACCGAGGTCGCGGTGGCGCAGCGGCTGGTGCGTGCGAAGCGCTTGATTCGCGAGCAGGGAATTCGGTTTATAGTTCCGAGCTCCGAGCAACTACCCGAACGACTGGATATTGTGCTCGAGGTGCTGTACCTGCTCTTTACGGAGGGCTACGCGGCGACGGCGGGTGACCGCCTCGTCAAGGATGATCTGTGCGCTGAGGCGATCTGGCTGGCCATGTTGCTGACGGAAAATCCCATCACCGCTCAGCCGGAATGTCACGCCCTCCTCGCGTTAATGCTGTTTCAGGCCGCGCGCCTTGAGGCGCGGACCGATGCGGCGGGCGACTTGCTGCTCCTGGAGGACCAGGACCGCAGTCTGTGGGACCGACCGATGATCGACCTCGGCCTGCGTCATCTCGAACGCGCCGCACGAGGGGAGAAACTCACCGTATATCATCTACAGGCTGAAATCGCCGCGATCCATGCGAACACGGCGCATTTCACGCTGACGAACTGGGAGCATATTCTTTCTCTGTACGATCTATTGCGGGAGAGACAACCGACGCTCGTCGTGCTGATCAACCGGGCCATTGCTCTTGCCCAGATCAAAGGGCCCGCCGCGGGGCTGGCGGCGCTCAAGACGATTCCCGTGGAGCATCAATTGGAACGATATCTATTTCTGCACCTGGCGGAGGGCGAGTTTCATCGTCGTCTGGGACACGTCGACGAGGCGGCGCTCTGTTACCTTCGAGCGCTGGATGTTGCTAGAACCGAGCCCGAGCGGCGTTTTGTGCAGCGAAAACTGGCCACCATGCAAATGGGGCCCCCGCAGGGCGGACGCGTCGTTGTCGATTTTGGACCGGGGAAATCGTCTTAG
- a CDS encoding VOC family protein, whose product MANPFVHVELNTTDVAKAKAFYGKLFAWQLEDLEMDGMGYTMIKVGEGTGGGLMKHPVPGAPSAWLAYVQVDDIGAATQKAKSLGAQVMRDVTEVKGAGWFSIIIDPTGAALGLWKPK is encoded by the coding sequence ATGGCAAACCCGTTCGTGCACGTGGAACTGAACACCACCGATGTGGCCAAGGCCAAGGCGTTCTACGGGAAGCTGTTCGCATGGCAGCTGGAAGACCTCGAGATGGATGGCATGGGGTACACGATGATCAAGGTGGGCGAAGGAACCGGCGGGGGCCTCATGAAACACCCCGTACCCGGCGCGCCTTCGGCGTGGCTGGCCTATGTCCAGGTGGACGACATTGGCGCCGCGACGCAAAAAGCCAAGTCGCTGGGCGCTCAGGTCATGAGGGACGTGACGGAAGTGAAGGGAGCCGGCTGGTTTAGCATCATCATCGACCCGACCGGTGCGGCCCTCGGCCTCTGGAAGCCCAAGTAG
- a CDS encoding branched-chain amino acid ABC transporter permease, which produces MRRGLRPPRPLGLAAAALVLILLPRVVSSAFAIDILVRVLLFAFIGVAWNLLGGYAKQLSLGHAAYFGLGAYTSTILLLRFGVSPWIGIVTGGLVAMLASLPIGALCFRLRGPYFAIATIGTAQALMLLFLKFRDFAWGAEGTTIPYHGNAPLMMQFDTKAAYYYIALSMLAIGLAITYWVERSWMGYYLVAVGEDQDAAEAVGVNVPRIKRDIYLISAFLTGLAGTFYVQYIYFIDPNTAFNFNVSVEAALVSIVGGVGTLWGPVVGTVVLEPTSALVQSWLGGAHGGVQLTLYAVILIVVIMWRPTGLLGVLTGAYERMVRVAPSGVSGTATTKPKGAPLDG; this is translated from the coding sequence GTGAGACGAGGGCTGCGGCCTCCGCGTCCTCTTGGGCTCGCGGCGGCCGCGTTGGTTTTGATCCTCCTGCCCCGGGTCGTATCAAGTGCCTTCGCGATCGACATCCTCGTCAGGGTGTTGCTCTTCGCGTTTATCGGCGTGGCCTGGAACCTCTTGGGTGGTTATGCCAAGCAGCTGTCGCTGGGTCACGCCGCGTATTTCGGCCTCGGCGCCTACACCTCGACCATACTCTTGCTTCGGTTCGGCGTGTCGCCCTGGATAGGGATCGTGACCGGCGGGCTTGTGGCGATGCTGGCGAGCCTGCCGATCGGCGCCTTGTGCTTCCGGCTGCGGGGGCCGTATTTCGCCATCGCCACCATCGGGACGGCGCAAGCCTTGATGCTGCTGTTTCTGAAGTTCCGCGATTTCGCCTGGGGCGCCGAGGGCACCACCATACCCTACCATGGAAACGCGCCCTTGATGATGCAGTTCGATACCAAGGCTGCGTATTACTACATCGCCCTCAGCATGCTGGCGATCGGGCTCGCGATCACCTATTGGGTCGAGCGATCCTGGATGGGATACTACCTGGTTGCCGTGGGAGAAGACCAGGACGCGGCGGAAGCCGTCGGAGTGAACGTCCCGCGGATCAAGCGGGACATCTACTTGATCAGCGCGTTCCTCACCGGTCTGGCCGGGACCTTCTACGTCCAGTACATCTACTTCATCGATCCGAATACCGCCTTCAACTTCAACGTCTCAGTGGAGGCGGCGCTGGTTTCGATCGTGGGAGGGGTCGGCACGTTGTGGGGCCCGGTCGTCGGCACCGTCGTGCTGGAGCCCACCTCTGCTCTGGTTCAGAGCTGGCTCGGCGGCGCCCATGGAGGGGTGCAGTTGACCCTCTACGCTGTCATCCTGATCGTCGTCATCATGTGGCGGCCGACCGGACTGCTGGGAGTTCTGACGGGCGCCTACGAACGCATGGTCCGAGTTGCCCCGAGCGGCGTCTCGGGCACGGCAACCACCAAGCCGAAGGGGGCTCCCCTCGATGGGTGA
- a CDS encoding ABC transporter substrate-binding protein, producing MSARPCRSIMVLLVLSTLVAAPRAPAQAQGLTSLNFSMSSHNFDGMLVWIAQDKHLFEKYGLSVNIIEFQGGAKGVVAMAAGEVPIGSIGATDIINARSRGIPLQMIAGVINKFAFDFMVAKNVTSPAQLKGTKGAISSFGGSSDFAIRYALTTLGINPQEVTLLQVGDETARLAALQSGQIQFTVLSAGIDLVAFDLGFKPLLKLYALDQPFAQSGVGVNTAWANTHPTVVNSFLRAIVAAMVFVKNPLNIAAALALIHKYLPMRDDQLKQGFEIYRDRFFSVYPLVSVPGMEFILHERKITQPVTDFYDNSYVQSLQNANFAATAGTP from the coding sequence ATGAGCGCGCGACCCTGCCGTTCAATCATGGTGCTCTTAGTGCTTTCAACCCTAGTCGCGGCGCCTCGGGCGCCGGCCCAGGCTCAAGGGCTGACGTCCCTCAACTTCAGCATGTCGTCCCACAACTTCGATGGGATGTTGGTCTGGATCGCGCAGGACAAGCACCTCTTCGAAAAGTACGGGCTCAGCGTCAATATCATCGAGTTCCAGGGTGGGGCGAAAGGGGTCGTGGCCATGGCTGCCGGCGAGGTACCCATCGGGTCGATCGGGGCCACAGACATCATTAACGCCCGGTCCCGAGGCATCCCGCTCCAGATGATCGCGGGGGTGATCAACAAATTTGCCTTCGATTTCATGGTGGCAAAGAATGTCACCAGTCCGGCGCAACTGAAGGGCACCAAAGGCGCCATCAGCAGCTTCGGCGGCTCGTCTGACTTCGCCATTCGCTACGCCCTGACCACCCTAGGGATCAACCCGCAGGAAGTGACGCTGCTTCAAGTTGGCGACGAAACAGCCCGCTTGGCGGCGCTGCAATCCGGCCAGATCCAGTTCACGGTGCTGTCGGCTGGGATCGACCTGGTCGCGTTCGACTTGGGCTTCAAGCCGTTGCTGAAACTGTATGCTTTGGATCAGCCCTTCGCACAATCAGGGGTCGGCGTCAACACGGCCTGGGCGAACACGCACCCGACCGTGGTGAACTCGTTTCTCCGGGCGATCGTTGCCGCCATGGTCTTCGTCAAGAACCCGCTGAACATCGCCGCGGCGCTGGCGCTGATCCACAAGTATCTCCCGATGAGGGATGACCAATTAAAGCAGGGATTTGAGATCTATCGCGACCGGTTCTTTTCGGTGTATCCGTTGGTCAGCGTGCCCGGGATGGAGTTCATCCTGCACGAGAGAAAGATCACGCAGCCCGTCACGGACTTTTACGACAACAGCTACGTCCAGTCGCTCCAGAACGCCAACTTTGCCGCAACCGCCGGCACGCCCTGA
- a CDS encoding YciI family protein, with protein sequence MSRFLLLLYQSPTRFGNLSPEEIQKIVAKYMAWREDLVRRNKMRGGEKLTDDGGRHLRMHRGNVSVTDGPYSEAHEVLGGFFVIDAADYREAVEIARTCPHLTEGQRVEVREVESMS encoded by the coding sequence ATGTCACGTTTCCTGCTGCTCCTGTACCAATCTCCGACCAGGTTCGGTAATCTGTCACCCGAGGAGATCCAGAAGATCGTTGCAAAGTATATGGCGTGGCGTGAGGACTTGGTGCGACGCAACAAGATGCGGGGCGGGGAGAAACTGACTGACGACGGCGGCCGGCATTTGCGGATGCATCGCGGAAACGTGTCGGTTACCGACGGCCCATACAGCGAAGCGCACGAGGTTCTCGGCGGTTTCTTCGTGATCGATGCGGCCGATTACCGCGAAGCGGTTGAAATCGCTCGTACCTGTCCCCATCTCACCGAAGGCCAGCGCGTTGAAGTGCGCGAAGTCGAATCCATGAGTTGA
- a CDS encoding ABC transporter ATP-binding protein, producing MLTLSGVSASYGSVKAAIDVSIEVGEGEAVGLLGANGAGKSTTLRAISGLVRLTSGTITFGGANISSLPPYKVTALGIAHVPEGRQVFPEMTVRENLEMGAYIPSAKAQRNRTLDLVFSIFPVLGERRRQLAGTMSGGEQQMLAIGRGLMLQPRLLMLDEPSLGLAPVVTDATFDKIQEIHALGMAILLVEQNVSRALTLVQRAYVLESGKVVMQGASAELANNKQVQAAYLGI from the coding sequence GTGTTAACGCTATCCGGAGTGAGCGCCAGCTACGGGTCGGTGAAGGCGGCGATTGACGTCAGCATAGAAGTCGGTGAGGGAGAAGCCGTCGGCCTCTTGGGAGCCAATGGAGCCGGCAAGAGCACCACGCTGCGCGCGATCTCCGGACTTGTGCGGCTGACGTCGGGCACCATCACGTTTGGGGGAGCCAATATCAGCTCCTTGCCGCCCTACAAGGTCACGGCACTCGGGATCGCCCACGTTCCAGAGGGCCGCCAGGTGTTTCCTGAGATGACCGTGAGAGAAAACTTAGAGATGGGGGCCTACATTCCGAGTGCCAAGGCTCAGCGGAACCGTACCCTAGATCTGGTCTTCAGCATCTTTCCTGTGCTGGGTGAGCGCCGAAGGCAACTCGCCGGCACGATGAGCGGGGGGGAACAGCAGATGCTCGCCATAGGCCGCGGCCTGATGCTACAGCCGCGGCTGCTGATGCTCGACGAGCCGTCACTGGGGCTCGCGCCAGTCGTGACCGATGCCACCTTCGACAAGATCCAGGAGATCCACGCCTTGGGCATGGCCATCCTGCTGGTTGAACAGAACGTGAGCCGAGCGCTGACCCTGGTGCAGCGAGCCTATGTGCTGGAGAGCGGCAAGGTGGTGATGCAGGGCGCCAGCGCTGAGCTGGCAAACAACAAGCAGGTGCAGGCGGCCTACCTCGGTATCTGA
- a CDS encoding tetratricopeptide repeat protein, producing MPSSLGERIRARRQELGLTQAAVAGDRLSKGFISLIEMGRAKPSIETLRLLAKRLQKPIGYFVEGDTTLSRKALHAKLASAWISLKRAEFTQAAELFAESRKIAKHHKDVSAEADSYIGLASALAGLRQFDAAQRNVRRGKELAEAAQSSHHLARVSQVLGLVEYYRGNLTAAREHFLEGYHCVQKSTNPDLSLAGSMLLNLGNAFRESGDVAEATKWYREALKTLEPTHDLPRIGLVHVQLGTAQRQRGNYDGALAHFTRAEHIFELLEDISLLAQARNSIGIMLVEQGEIEEAITHFKSSLSMKERVGDDPGRARTLTELARAFAAKGLFADAQRALAESERLTQKLGDVTEHARVQLARARIHVALHRNPDAIRQYETSIAVLEKLGLRADLVHACNELGELLIQQKRPSEAAPYLSKALHALRGETHAPIMPLERMPPRGRKARRSGSRGAHHPGRAPRLQIETRSATGDRAVP from the coding sequence GTGCCGTCATCGTTGGGAGAGCGCATCCGGGCCCGGCGTCAGGAGCTCGGTCTGACACAGGCGGCCGTCGCGGGCGACCGCCTGTCCAAGGGGTTCATCAGCCTAATCGAGATGGGGCGCGCGAAACCCTCGATCGAGACCCTGAGGCTTTTGGCGAAACGATTACAGAAACCGATCGGGTACTTCGTCGAAGGCGACACCACGTTGAGTCGAAAAGCCTTGCATGCGAAGCTCGCGTCGGCGTGGATCTCGCTCAAGCGCGCGGAGTTTACTCAGGCCGCAGAGCTCTTTGCCGAGTCGCGCAAAATCGCCAAACACCACAAAGACGTGAGCGCAGAGGCAGACTCCTACATCGGCCTCGCCTCGGCGCTCGCGGGCCTTCGGCAATTCGACGCCGCTCAACGGAATGTGCGGCGCGGGAAAGAACTGGCGGAGGCAGCGCAATCAAGCCATCACCTCGCGCGCGTGTCCCAGGTCTTGGGCCTCGTCGAGTACTATCGGGGGAACTTGACCGCCGCTCGGGAGCATTTTCTCGAGGGCTACCATTGTGTGCAAAAATCGACGAACCCGGATCTCTCCCTGGCCGGCAGCATGTTGCTCAATCTGGGGAACGCGTTCCGTGAGAGCGGCGACGTTGCGGAGGCCACGAAATGGTACCGCGAGGCGCTGAAGACGCTCGAGCCTACGCACGACCTCCCGCGTATTGGGTTGGTCCACGTACAGCTCGGGACGGCCCAGCGGCAACGAGGCAACTACGACGGCGCGCTCGCGCATTTCACCCGCGCCGAGCATATCTTTGAGCTTTTGGAGGACATCAGCCTGCTCGCTCAGGCTCGGAACAGCATCGGGATCATGCTGGTCGAGCAGGGCGAGATCGAGGAGGCGATCACACACTTCAAGAGTAGTCTTTCCATGAAGGAGCGCGTCGGCGACGATCCGGGGCGGGCCCGGACCCTGACCGAGCTTGCGCGCGCGTTCGCCGCGAAGGGTTTGTTCGCGGACGCGCAGCGGGCACTGGCGGAGAGCGAGCGGCTCACCCAGAAATTGGGAGATGTCACGGAGCATGCCCGGGTCCAGCTCGCGCGGGCGCGAATCCACGTCGCTCTTCATCGTAATCCCGATGCCATACGGCAATACGAGACGTCGATCGCGGTATTGGAGAAACTCGGCCTGCGCGCCGACCTCGTGCATGCCTGCAACGAACTTGGTGAACTCTTGATTCAACAGAAACGCCCTTCGGAAGCAGCGCCGTATCTGTCGAAGGCGCTACACGCGCTCCGAGGCGAGACGCACGCGCCGATCATGCCTCTGGAGAGGATGCCTCCTCGCGGTCGGAAGGCGCGCCGATCAGGAAGCCGGGGCGCACACCATCCCGGACGCGCGCCGCGCCTCCAGATTGAGACACGATCGGCGACGGGGGATCGGGCCGTTCCGTGA
- a CDS encoding putative metal-dependent hydrolase, translating into MTDSVFPAPPQYPAGPFVANDTDDDRRRGAWIDEIDCAPTRLREVVSGLADEHLDRKYRNWTIRQIVHHLADSHLNSYVRFKLALTEERPTIRPYDETRWSLLADAQRAAIEPSLQLLEGLHARWVYLIRAVPPEGFARSFYHPENQEVVPLWRALAYYAWHARHHTAQIEWVKKHTLPVR; encoded by the coding sequence ATGACAGACAGCGTATTCCCGGCACCGCCGCAGTATCCGGCCGGTCCATTCGTCGCGAACGATACGGATGACGACCGGCGACGTGGTGCATGGATCGACGAGATCGACTGCGCCCCGACGCGGCTCCGTGAGGTTGTGTCGGGTCTGGCGGACGAGCACCTCGATAGGAAGTATCGGAACTGGACGATCCGCCAAATCGTGCACCACCTGGCGGACAGCCATCTGAACAGCTACGTGCGCTTCAAACTGGCGCTTACCGAAGAGCGGCCGACGATCCGGCCCTATGACGAAACCCGGTGGTCCTTGCTGGCCGACGCGCAGCGCGCAGCCATCGAGCCGTCATTGCAACTCCTAGAAGGGCTGCACGCCCGATGGGTGTACTTGATCCGCGCGGTGCCGCCGGAGGGGTTTGCGCGATCATTCTATCATCCGGAGAACCAAGAGGTCGTGCCGCTCTGGCGCGCGCTCGCCTACTACGCCTGGCACGCCCGTCACCACACCGCGCAAATCGAGTGGGTGAAGAAGCATACATTGCCGGTGCGATAG